From one Chanodichthys erythropterus isolate Z2021 chromosome 3, ASM2448905v1, whole genome shotgun sequence genomic stretch:
- the LOC137015430 gene encoding uncharacterized protein isoform X1: MPENQNESSNRASKKEGGKDPTLSDIVEDLSSYLKKFSHFEKYEKDIKRKYQKYYSKTLPDRWPVDFINKAWRKTTKHMYTFSDRRKCWSLAILLQVMKRSQGYDESQREEAESDPKEDNQQSGGDPSANKSVYIRIPFTEMIDNQTEMIDNQKYKAPETDKNATKTDENASVKSANENPYKLIDKVPSPTQILQNNFYITLYDNRTRNAAWVYEILNKSPKSDKKVSRKNIYFKDNTLVHPLFRPSMDTDNDPYENTGYNRGHLAAAANHKWCQEACNDTFYITNAVPQQSDFNNEYWSDLEELCRKIAQQEEVRNVHVYTGPLYLLDNNDQNKSEKRVEYKFLGGKAVPTHLFKVIIVENNDSKVLEPECYRIPNSKLLYIKIKSRDKPNKIMDLRSTLHKFIKPIKEIQENSGLIFEEKEIREEMEDGTWKVHRRKNPAEKGKETKIEVTVSGSYHSDRAVL; this comes from the coding sequence ATGCCTGAAAACCAAAATGAATCCTCCAATCGCGCTTCCAAGAAAGAGGGAGGAAAAGATCCTACACTCAGTGACATAGTTGAGGATTTGTCATCATACCTTAAAAAGTTTTCTCACtttgaaaaatatgaaaaagatATTAAAAGGAAATACCAAAAGTATTATAGTAAGACACTGCCTGATCGCTGGCCAGTTGACTTCATCAACAAAGCTtggagaaaaacaacaaaacacatgtACACATTCTCAGACAGAAGAAAATGCTGGTCTCTTGCTATATTGCTGCAGGTGATGAAAAGAAGTCAGGGTTATGATGAGAGTCAAAGAGAAGAAGCAGAGTCTGACCCGAAGGAGGATAATCAGCAGTCTGGAGGAGATCCCAGTGCTAATAAATCGGTCTACATACGAATCCCATTCACAGAGATGATTGACAACCAAACAGAGATGATTGACAACCAAAAATACAAGGCCCCAGAAACAGATAAAAATGCCACAAAAACAGATGAAAATGCCTCTGTGAAAAGCGCTAATGAAAACCCATATAAATTAATAGACAAAGTCCCTTCACCTACTCAAATACTCCAAAACAATTTTTACATTACGTTATATGACAATCGAACCAGGAATGCTGCATGGGTGTATGAGATATTGAACAAGAGTCCAAAATCTGATAAAAAAGTTTCTAGGAAAAACATCTACTTTAAAGATAATACTCTAGTTCATCCCCTCTTCCGACCATCTATGGACACTGATAATGATCCATATGAGAATACAGGATACAACCGAGGTCATCTTGCTGCGGCTGCCAATCACAAGTGGTGTCAGGAAGcctgtaatgacactttttatATAACCAATGCTGTACCACAGCAGAGTGACTTTAACAATGAATACTGGAGTGATTTGGAGGAACTTTGCCGGAAAATTGCTCAACAAGAAGAAGTCCGTAATGTCCATGTGTACACTGGACCACTTTACCTGTTAGATAAtaatgatcaaaataaaagtgaaaagcGTGTGGAATACAAGTTTTTGGGAGGGAAAGCAGTGCCAACTCACTTGTTTAAGGTGATAATTGTGGAGAATAATGACAGTAAAGTACTAGAACCAGAATGCTATAGGATTCCCAATTcgaaattattatatataaagatCAAATCAAGAGATAAACCCAATAAAATCATGGACTTACGTTCAACTTTGCACAAATTCATCAAGCCAATTAAAGAAATCCAGGAAAACTCTGGGCTGATCTTCGAAGAAAAGGAAATCAGAGAGGAAATGGAGGACGGAACATGGAAAGTGCATCGGAGGAAAAATCCTGctgaaaaaggaaaagaaacaaAGATAGAAGTCACAGTAAGCGGCTCATATCACAGTGATCGTGCTGTATTATAA